One Bacteroidota bacterium genomic window carries:
- a CDS encoding T9SS C-terminal target domain-containing protein produces MTHTMTTRLKRLTALTALALLAFTGVGCDSDGDEDPPEETFTLYEAFSGPAGDGVRITDRGEGTGSRTLSADTTYYLSGFVFVNSGQTLTVEAGTVVRGLPGAGEDASALIVAQGGRIEASGTATNPIIFTSAGDDVTNPNDIPAGTSGLWGGVILLGNAPTNTTPAVVSIEGIPTTEARGSYGGSSAADNSGTLRYASIRYGGTDIGAGNEINGLTLGGVGSGTTVEFVEVFGNADDGVEFFGGTVNTKYLAVAFVGDDSFDTDQGYVGDNQFWFAVQSATTGNRAGEHDGGDADLGGEDATPFSTVRVSNATYIGSGAASGNDDNDRVLEVRDNAAVEFHNSIFTDFADGGIRIEDLADAAAQDSRARFDAGDFAFQNNYWFGFGAGGDLESLIDLTKIEDSDDDVDPAFRATLAGALVAGGNVLVDPQLAGISRSADGGLNPTLAAGSPALTGAEIPTGDFESVPYVGAFGATNWLKGWTALDALGYLAD; encoded by the coding sequence ATGACCCACACCATGACCACACGCCTGAAACGCCTCACGGCCCTCACCGCCCTCGCGCTCCTCGCCTTCACCGGCGTCGGCTGCGACAGCGACGGCGACGAGGACCCGCCCGAGGAGACCTTCACGCTCTACGAAGCCTTCTCTGGCCCCGCGGGCGACGGCGTCCGCATCACCGACCGCGGTGAGGGCACGGGCTCCCGCACGCTCTCGGCCGACACCACGTACTACCTCAGCGGGTTCGTCTTCGTCAACAGCGGCCAGACGCTCACGGTTGAGGCAGGCACAGTCGTGCGCGGCTTGCCGGGCGCGGGCGAGGACGCCTCGGCACTCATCGTCGCCCAGGGCGGGCGGATCGAGGCCAGCGGCACGGCCACCAACCCGATCATCTTCACGAGTGCCGGTGACGACGTGACCAACCCGAACGACATCCCGGCTGGCACGAGCGGCCTCTGGGGCGGCGTCATCCTCCTCGGCAACGCACCGACGAACACGACGCCCGCTGTCGTGTCGATCGAGGGTATTCCGACGACCGAAGCGCGCGGCAGCTACGGCGGCAGCAGCGCAGCCGACAACTCCGGCACGCTTCGCTACGCATCGATCCGCTACGGCGGCACCGACATCGGCGCGGGCAACGAGATCAACGGCCTCACCCTCGGCGGCGTCGGCTCGGGTACGACGGTCGAGTTCGTCGAGGTCTTCGGCAATGCCGACGACGGCGTCGAGTTCTTCGGCGGCACGGTCAACACGAAGTACCTCGCCGTCGCCTTCGTCGGCGACGACTCGTTCGACACCGATCAGGGTTACGTCGGCGACAACCAGTTCTGGTTTGCCGTCCAGTCGGCGACGACCGGCAACCGTGCCGGCGAGCACGACGGCGGCGATGCCGACCTCGGCGGCGAGGACGCCACGCCGTTCTCGACGGTCCGGGTCTCGAACGCGACCTACATCGGCTCCGGCGCGGCCTCGGGCAACGACGACAACGACCGCGTCCTCGAAGTCCGGGACAACGCAGCGGTGGAGTTCCACAACTCGATCTTCACCGACTTCGCCGACGGCGGCATCCGCATCGAGGACCTCGCCGACGCCGCGGCCCAGGACAGCCGCGCCCGCTTCGACGCGGGCGACTTCGCTTTCCAGAACAACTACTGGTTCGGCTTCGGGGCTGGCGGTGACCTGGAGAGCCTCATCGACCTCACCAAGATCGAAGACAGCGACGACGACGTGGACCCGGCCTTCCGCGCGACGCTCGCCGGTGCCCTCGTCGCTGGCGGCAACGTCCTCGTCGATCCTCAGCTTGCTGGCATCAGCCGCTCGGCCGACGGCGGCCTCAACCCGACGCTCGCCGCCGGGAGCCCCGCCCTCACCGGGGCCGAGATCCCGACGGGCGACTTCGAGAGCGTGCCCTACGTCGGAGCCTTCGGGGCGACCAACTGGCTCAAGGGCTGGACGGCGCTCGACGCCCTCGGCTATCTCGCTGACTAG
- a CDS encoding glycosyltransferase family protein, with the protein MRALFVVQGEGRGHMTQALALSEGLEARGHAVCAALVGRGNGRSIPAFFSEGIEAPVHTFVSPGFAYENGAVRLGRTLREGARKSWLYAHHLQTLDRQITAYQPDVVVGFYEGMVGLHRLAFSSSVPTVCIGHQYMFGHPAYRFAPGQRLGRAALRAYTRLTSVGAARRLALSFYPAEDLPERHLRVVPPLLRRAVLDLDGDTDDGSLLVYLLNRDRAEGLEAWHRRHREVQVHCFWSGEARQPHPNLRFHPLCGTRFLERMARARGVVCTAGFESVSEALWLGKPVCMVPTPGHLEQRTNALDAQRLGAGIWQPDFDLDAFLRYLERHPASAQAETTQAFRSWVRSGEAAVVREIESAVRERTVAQPVWSPVAVGSRARAAT; encoded by the coding sequence ATGCGCGCACTCTTCGTAGTCCAGGGCGAAGGCCGAGGCCACATGACGCAGGCGCTCGCGCTCAGCGAAGGGCTGGAGGCGCGCGGCCACGCCGTCTGCGCCGCGCTCGTGGGACGCGGCAACGGACGCTCGATACCGGCCTTCTTCAGCGAAGGAATCGAGGCCCCGGTCCACACCTTCGTCAGCCCAGGGTTCGCGTACGAAAACGGAGCTGTCCGGCTCGGGCGGACGCTACGCGAGGGGGCGCGGAAGAGCTGGCTCTACGCGCACCACCTCCAGACGCTCGACCGCCAGATCACGGCCTACCAGCCCGACGTGGTGGTGGGCTTCTATGAGGGCATGGTGGGGCTGCACCGCCTCGCGTTCTCATCCTCGGTGCCGACGGTCTGCATCGGGCACCAGTACATGTTCGGGCACCCGGCCTACCGGTTCGCGCCGGGACAGCGCCTCGGGCGAGCCGCGCTGCGGGCCTACACGCGGCTGACGAGCGTCGGCGCGGCACGGCGGCTGGCGCTCTCGTTCTATCCGGCCGAGGACCTGCCGGAGCGGCACCTCCGCGTCGTGCCGCCGCTGCTCCGCCGGGCCGTGCTGGACCTGGACGGGGACACCGACGACGGGTCGCTGCTGGTCTACCTCCTCAACCGGGACCGGGCCGAGGGGCTGGAGGCGTGGCACCGCCGCCACCGCGAGGTGCAGGTCCACTGCTTCTGGAGCGGCGAGGCCCGGCAGCCCCACCCAAACCTGCGGTTCCACCCGCTCTGCGGCACGCGCTTCCTGGAGCGGATGGCGCGGGCGCGGGGCGTGGTCTGCACCGCCGGGTTCGAGTCGGTCAGCGAGGCGCTCTGGCTCGGCAAGCCGGTCTGCATGGTCCCTACGCCGGGACACCTGGAGCAGCGCACGAACGCGCTCGACGCGCAGCGCCTCGGAGCCGGCATCTGGCAGCCGGACTTCGACCTCGACGCGTTCCTCCGGTACCTAGAGCGGCACCCGGCCTCGGCACAGGCCGAGACGACGCAGGCTTTCCGGTCCTGGGTGCGCTCGGGCGAGGCGGCGGTGGTGCGGGAGATCGAATCGGCGGTCCGGGAGCGAACCGTGGCGCAGCCCGTCTGGTCGCCCGTGGCGGTCGGGTCCCGTGCGCGGGCTGCCACCTAG
- a CDS encoding T9SS type A sorting domain-containing protein, whose amino-acid sequence MPVRYALFVLLALLLAAPGVTAQDATTFDITVVDKDIHPDPEAFPEVYAVDGVEGAELTLTRGETYIFQMNDVPVFHPFYISTSEIGAGAGQYNDGVTGNEATGNDQVVFVVPMDAPDLLYYECTFHPRMGWRMNIINPISDTEDELQPVAFSLRSAYPNPFDGTTRIELALERAQDVTVAVYDVAGRRVATLHDGVLPASLSHTLVFDAASGLAAGTYIVRATAGNAVVERPITLVR is encoded by the coding sequence ATGCCTGTACGTTACGCCCTGTTTGTTCTGCTTGCGCTGCTGCTCGCCGCCCCCGGCGTGACGGCGCAGGACGCCACGACGTTCGACATCACGGTCGTGGACAAGGATATCCACCCGGACCCCGAAGCCTTCCCTGAGGTCTACGCCGTCGACGGCGTAGAAGGCGCGGAACTGACGCTCACCCGAGGCGAGACCTACATCTTCCAGATGAACGATGTCCCGGTCTTCCACCCGTTCTACATCTCGACGAGCGAGATCGGGGCCGGCGCGGGCCAGTATAACGACGGCGTGACCGGCAACGAAGCCACCGGCAACGACCAAGTCGTTTTCGTCGTCCCGATGGACGCGCCGGACCTGCTCTACTACGAGTGCACGTTCCACCCTCGCATGGGCTGGCGGATGAACATCATCAACCCGATCTCCGACACCGAGGACGAGTTGCAGCCGGTCGCGTTCTCGCTCCGCTCGGCCTACCCGAACCCCTTCGATGGGACGACGCGGATCGAACTCGCGCTGGAGCGGGCGCAGGACGTGACGGTCGCCGTCTACGACGTGGCCGGCCGCCGCGTGGCGACGCTGCACGACGGCGTCCTCCCGGCGAGTCTCTCGCACACGCTCGTCTTCGACGCGGCCTCGGGCCTCGCTGCCGGAACCTATATCGTCCGGGCGACGGCCGGCAACGCGGTCGTCGAGCGGCCGATCACGCTCGTGCGCTGA
- a CDS encoding UDP-2,3-diacylglucosamine diphosphatase, giving the protein MTTRYFRTIWISDLHLGTRGCQADAVLDFLRHTDSERLYLVGDLVDGWALRRGWHWPQAHNDVVQKLLRKARKGTQVVYVPGNHDDFAHHFTGLTFGEIEITRDAFHDTADGRILLVLHGDQFDGAVRLAPWLSHVGARAYEATLALNTGINRARRAFGRPYWSLAGYLKGKTKKAVQYVAGFEEAVARRARERDVDGIVCGHIHKAELRPIGGILYANCGDWVESCTALVEHDDGRLELVRWPALPEAEGLTGDGLATGLPVLDTPRPS; this is encoded by the coding sequence ATGACGACGCGGTATTTCCGCACCATCTGGATCTCCGACCTCCACCTCGGCACGCGCGGCTGCCAGGCCGACGCCGTGCTCGACTTCCTCCGCCACACCGACTCCGAGCGGCTCTACCTCGTCGGCGACCTCGTCGACGGCTGGGCGCTCCGGCGCGGCTGGCACTGGCCGCAGGCCCACAACGACGTGGTGCAGAAGCTCCTGCGCAAGGCGCGCAAGGGCACCCAGGTCGTCTACGTCCCCGGCAACCACGACGACTTCGCGCACCACTTCACCGGCCTCACCTTCGGCGAGATCGAGATCACGCGCGACGCCTTCCACGACACCGCCGACGGCCGCATCCTCCTAGTCCTTCACGGCGACCAGTTCGACGGGGCCGTGCGGCTGGCCCCGTGGCTCTCGCACGTCGGCGCGCGGGCCTACGAAGCGACCCTCGCGCTCAACACGGGCATCAACCGCGCGCGCCGGGCCTTCGGCCGGCCGTACTGGTCGCTGGCGGGCTACCTGAAGGGCAAGACCAAGAAAGCGGTGCAGTACGTCGCCGGCTTCGAGGAAGCGGTCGCCCGGCGCGCGCGCGAGCGCGACGTGGACGGCATCGTCTGCGGGCACATCCACAAGGCCGAGCTGCGGCCCATCGGCGGCATCCTCTACGCCAACTGCGGCGACTGGGTGGAGAGCTGCACGGCGCTCGTCGAGCACGACGACGGCCGCCTCGAGCTCGTCCGCTGGCCGGCGTTGCCCGAGGCTGAGGGCCTCACCGGCGACGGCCTCGCCACGGGCCTTCCGGTCCTCGACACCCCCCGCCCGAGCTGA
- the rho gene encoding transcription termination factor Rho: MTIASLQDKKLAELQRIARDLRVQEYSHLRREDLIYQILEAHARRHAERPEPRPSVTESVEPLVRKEAPARPAEREQRPRRTERRGRHARPRQPLSDDYPDYMRSFDPSMTSLIGMIRKVGVLEILPDGYGFLRSAEFNYLPSADDIYVSPSQIKRFNLQKGDTVDGEIRPPKEGQRFFALIRVNSINGSTPEGMGERVDFDHLTPLFAQEALSLETEPDEASTRVMDLFCPIGKGQRGLIVAQPKTGKTMLLQKIANAVTTNYPDVHLLILLVDERPEEVTDFERNVEGEVIASTFDEEPARHVEVAEVVLAKAKRYVEGGQDVVVLLDSITRLARAHNAIFAGQSRTMSGGLEAGALRGPKRFFGSARAVEEGGSLTIIGTALVNTGSKMDDVIFEEFKGTGNMEMVLSRDLANRRIYPAIDLLASGTRREELLVPEERLQRIHILRRFLADMDPVEAMPFLLDRMRGTESNTAFLEGMNS; the protein is encoded by the coding sequence ATGACTATCGCCTCTCTCCAGGACAAAAAGCTCGCTGAGCTGCAGCGCATCGCACGGGACCTCCGCGTTCAGGAGTACTCGCACCTGCGCCGCGAGGACCTGATCTACCAGATTCTGGAGGCCCACGCCCGGCGCCATGCGGAGCGCCCGGAGCCCAGGCCGAGCGTCACGGAGTCCGTCGAGCCTCTGGTGCGGAAGGAAGCGCCCGCCCGCCCGGCCGAGCGCGAGCAGCGCCCCCGGCGGACCGAGCGGCGCGGCCGGCACGCTCGCCCCCGGCAGCCGCTCTCCGACGACTACCCGGACTACATGCGGTCGTTCGACCCGTCGATGACGTCGCTCATCGGGATGATCCGCAAGGTGGGCGTGCTCGAGATCCTGCCGGACGGCTACGGCTTCCTCCGCTCGGCGGAGTTCAACTACCTCCCCTCGGCCGACGACATCTACGTCTCGCCGAGCCAGATCAAGCGCTTCAACCTCCAGAAGGGCGACACCGTCGACGGCGAGATCCGGCCGCCGAAGGAGGGGCAGCGCTTCTTCGCGCTCATCCGCGTCAACTCGATCAACGGCAGCACGCCCGAGGGCATGGGCGAGCGCGTCGACTTCGACCACCTGACGCCGCTCTTCGCCCAGGAGGCGCTGAGCCTGGAGACCGAGCCCGACGAGGCGTCGACGCGGGTGATGGACCTCTTCTGCCCCATCGGCAAGGGGCAGCGCGGGCTGATCGTGGCGCAGCCCAAGACGGGCAAGACGATGCTGCTCCAGAAGATCGCCAACGCCGTCACGACCAACTACCCCGACGTCCACCTCCTCATCCTGCTCGTCGACGAGCGGCCCGAGGAGGTCACCGACTTCGAGCGCAACGTCGAGGGCGAGGTCATCGCCTCGACCTTCGACGAGGAGCCGGCGCGGCACGTCGAGGTGGCCGAGGTCGTGCTCGCCAAAGCCAAGCGCTACGTCGAGGGCGGGCAGGACGTGGTCGTGCTCCTCGACTCGATCACGCGCCTCGCGCGGGCGCACAACGCCATCTTCGCCGGGCAGAGCCGGACCATGTCGGGCGGCCTCGAAGCCGGCGCGCTGCGCGGGCCGAAGCGCTTCTTCGGCAGCGCCCGCGCCGTCGAGGAGGGCGGCTCGCTGACGATCATCGGCACGGCGCTCGTCAACACCGGCTCCAAGATGGACGACGTGATCTTCGAGGAGTTCAAGGGCACCGGCAACATGGAGATGGTGCTCAGCCGCGACCTCGCCAACCGCCGCATCTACCCAGCGATCGACCTGCTGGCGAGCGGGACGCGCCGCGAGGAACTGCTCGTCCCCGAGGAGCGGCTCCAGCGCATCCACATCCTCCGCCGCTTCCTGGCCGACATGGACCCCGTCGAGGCCATGCCCTTCCTCCTCGACCGGATGCGCGGCACCGAGAGCAACACGGCCTTCCTGGAAGGGATGAACAGTTAG
- a CDS encoding MFS transporter, which produces MARATPRTYGILFSLWLMVFTAASQTIIITPILPIIGDALSIPESLRGTLVTVYSFTLAVAAVVMGPISDRVGRRRVLLLGSGALAAMLALHGLVQSYTGMLLVRALAGAAGGMLSGAAVSYVGDYFPYERRGWATGWVMSGVAFGLVIGIPLGRVLAAAAGFRLPFLAFAALMAVAFVLIWQVVPQPDVELDAGKVTVLGTLRRYRDLLGAASVRAAAATYFLMYLSLSLLVVYLPQWLTANFSLDVTLFGKPFAVGSVPIDFIATLFLVGGTVSVLVGPWAGTLSDRIGRKPLILASCLGLSVVIAALTYAVEDRWVAYPFYVAIMGLFSMRMSPLQALLTALVPDKLRGTLLSLTIAIGQIGTGLGASLAGATYAGMGYRSTTLLSAVVILLMAALVWRFLPEPGTPDAEEAQAAVAAEVAEVG; this is translated from the coding sequence GTGGCCCGCGCTACGCCCCGCACCTACGGCATCCTCTTCTCGCTCTGGCTGATGGTCTTCACGGCCGCGAGCCAGACCATCATCATCACCCCGATCCTCCCCATCATCGGGGACGCCCTCTCGATCCCGGAGTCGCTGCGCGGGACGCTCGTGACGGTCTACTCGTTCACGCTCGCCGTCGCGGCGGTCGTGATGGGGCCGATCTCGGACCGGGTCGGGCGGCGGCGGGTGCTGCTGCTCGGGTCGGGGGCGCTGGCGGCGATGCTGGCGCTGCACGGCCTCGTGCAGAGCTACACCGGCATGCTCCTCGTCCGGGCCCTCGCCGGGGCCGCCGGGGGGATGCTCAGCGGCGCGGCCGTGTCCTACGTCGGCGACTACTTCCCGTACGAGCGGCGCGGCTGGGCGACGGGCTGGGTGATGAGCGGGGTCGCCTTCGGGCTCGTGATCGGGATTCCGCTGGGGCGCGTGCTGGCGGCGGCGGCCGGCTTCCGGCTCCCGTTTCTCGCCTTCGCCGCGCTGATGGCGGTGGCGTTCGTGCTGATCTGGCAGGTGGTGCCGCAGCCGGACGTGGAGCTGGACGCGGGCAAGGTGACGGTCCTGGGCACGCTCCGGCGCTACCGCGACCTTCTCGGCGCGGCCTCGGTCCGGGCCGCGGCAGCGACCTACTTCCTGATGTACCTCAGCCTGAGCCTGCTCGTGGTCTACCTCCCGCAGTGGCTCACGGCAAACTTCTCGCTCGACGTCACGCTCTTCGGCAAGCCGTTCGCCGTCGGCAGCGTGCCCATCGACTTCATCGCGACGCTCTTCCTCGTCGGGGGCACGGTGAGCGTGCTCGTCGGTCCGTGGGCCGGGACGCTCTCGGACCGGATCGGGCGGAAGCCGCTGATCCTGGCGTCGTGCCTCGGCCTGTCGGTGGTGATCGCGGCGCTGACCTACGCCGTGGAGGACCGGTGGGTGGCCTACCCGTTCTACGTCGCCATCATGGGGCTCTTCTCGATGCGGATGTCGCCGCTGCAGGCGCTCCTGACGGCGCTCGTGCCGGACAAGCTGCGCGGCACGCTCCTCTCGCTGACGATCGCCATCGGGCAGATCGGGACCGGCCTCGGCGCGAGCCTAGCGGGCGCGACCTACGCCGGGATGGGCTACCGCTCGACGACCTTGCTCTCGGCCGTCGTGATCCTGCTCATGGCCGCGCTCGTGTGGCGCTTTCTCCCCGAGCCGGGCACGCCGGACGCCGAGGAAGCGCAGGCCGCCGTCGCCGCCGAAGTGGCGGAGGTTGGGTAG
- a CDS encoding TonB-dependent receptor, which yields MLTPMLVVRRAHILLSAAVALTLLLATPAVFGQTGTIAGVVVDQDLGETLIGVNVLVEELGTGAATGLDGDYRIAGVPAGTYTLVVSYLGYNTQRVTGVAVTEGTTTVDVALTEETLELEGEVVVEARALRNNEATLLRDRQKAAGLSDAVSAETISRSGSSNAADAMEKVTGASVQDGRYIYVRGLGDRYMNTQLNGATLPSSDPDRNAVPLDLFPGGLLDNIVTSKTFTPDKPGDFTGGSVNIATKSFPDQLTLGFSSSMSVNTNAAPGSDILAVPDGLGVLGTSDNDLPAALENGDVPTIGETFGNAAEAQELDRLSRSFNASMAPAVSAAPVAQSYSFSLGNRTELAGRPLGFIASANWSRSTSAYDDGRFGQFSLPGSGDGVTELTSDLRLTDQAGSEEVLWGGLANLSYRPAQRHELGLNVLYNRSASQSARLRTGAFPRDLSADQVFETRALETIERTLASAQLRGEHAFSDRGVQAEWNASLARSAQDEPDLRFFSNHFTPGAADTSFTIAANLYPEPTRYFRDLEENSATANLDVTVPVRLFGRAVRVKTGGSFLAKGRTFRERRYEYQRNVNQLVYSGDEDAFFGDQNVGIIGQDDDGRPVFGNYLVDLSTPRNNYDGRQTVAAGYGMVDAAVTDRLRLIAGARVETTDIEVENLAAQRDRGTISEVDVLPSLSSVYALSDRMNVRAAYGRTLARPTFREFAPYTTYDFVENLIYVGNTDLERSLVDNVDLRWEWFFQPGQIVAVSGFFKQFDGPIERVIRSAATNLEVEFNNLESAQVYGLEMEARTGLGFAGRALRHFQAGANLTLVQSVVDIDAAELAQIRASNPEADDTRSLQGQSPYVVNLDFGYENLERGTAISLFFNVFGERLYAVARGGAPNYFEQPRSVLDVVASQEVGRGFTVKLSAKNLLDARYEIVQTFRGRDFVNRGYSQGRAFSLGVSYSL from the coding sequence ATGCTTACTCCCATGCTTGTCGTGCGCCGTGCGCACATTCTCCTGTCAGCCGCCGTCGCGCTGACGCTCCTCCTCGCCACGCCGGCCGTGTTCGGTCAGACCGGTACAATTGCCGGGGTCGTCGTAGACCAGGACCTCGGCGAGACGCTCATCGGCGTCAACGTGCTCGTCGAGGAACTCGGCACCGGGGCCGCTACCGGCCTCGACGGTGATTACCGGATCGCCGGCGTCCCGGCCGGGACCTACACCCTCGTCGTCTCCTACCTCGGCTACAACACGCAGCGCGTCACGGGCGTCGCCGTGACCGAGGGCACTACGACCGTCGACGTCGCGCTCACCGAAGAGACACTCGAACTCGAAGGTGAGGTCGTGGTCGAGGCGCGGGCGCTGCGCAACAACGAGGCGACGCTGCTCCGGGACCGCCAGAAGGCGGCCGGGCTGAGCGACGCCGTCTCCGCCGAGACCATCTCCCGCAGCGGCTCCTCGAACGCCGCCGACGCGATGGAGAAGGTGACGGGCGCGAGCGTTCAGGACGGGCGCTACATCTACGTCCGCGGCCTCGGCGACCGCTACATGAACACCCAACTCAACGGGGCCACGCTCCCGAGCTCGGACCCGGACCGCAACGCCGTCCCACTCGACCTCTTCCCCGGCGGGCTGCTCGACAACATTGTCACCTCGAAGACCTTCACGCCCGACAAGCCCGGCGACTTCACCGGCGGCTCGGTCAACATTGCCACGAAGTCGTTCCCCGACCAGCTTACGCTCGGGTTCTCCTCGTCGATGTCGGTCAACACGAACGCCGCGCCGGGCAGCGACATCCTGGCCGTGCCCGACGGCCTCGGCGTGCTCGGCACCTCGGACAACGACCTCCCGGCGGCGCTCGAAAACGGCGACGTGCCGACGATCGGCGAGACGTTCGGCAACGCGGCTGAGGCGCAGGAGCTGGACCGCCTCTCCCGGTCCTTCAACGCGTCGATGGCCCCGGCCGTCAGCGCCGCCCCCGTCGCGCAGAGCTACAGCTTCTCGCTCGGCAACCGAACCGAACTGGCCGGCCGTCCACTGGGCTTCATCGCCTCGGCCAACTGGAGCCGCAGCACCTCGGCCTACGACGACGGGCGCTTCGGGCAGTTCTCGCTGCCCGGCAGCGGCGACGGCGTGACCGAACTCACCTCGGACCTCCGCCTGACCGATCAGGCCGGCAGCGAGGAGGTCCTCTGGGGCGGGCTGGCGAACCTCTCGTACCGCCCGGCGCAGCGCCACGAACTCGGGCTGAACGTGCTCTACAACCGCAGCGCGTCGCAGAGCGCCCGCCTCCGCACCGGGGCCTTCCCGCGCGACCTCTCGGCGGACCAGGTCTTCGAGACGCGTGCCCTCGAAACGATTGAGCGGACGCTGGCCTCCGCGCAGCTTCGCGGCGAGCACGCCTTCTCGGACCGCGGCGTGCAGGCCGAGTGGAACGCCTCGCTCGCCCGCTCGGCGCAGGACGAGCCGGACCTCCGCTTCTTCTCCAACCACTTCACGCCGGGCGCGGCCGACACGTCGTTCACGATCGCCGCCAACCTCTACCCCGAGCCGACGCGCTACTTCCGCGACCTCGAAGAGAACAGCGCAACCGCCAACCTCGACGTGACCGTACCTGTCCGGCTCTTCGGCCGCGCGGTCCGGGTCAAGACCGGCGGCTCGTTCCTGGCGAAGGGCCGCACGTTCCGTGAGCGCCGCTACGAATACCAGCGCAACGTCAACCAGCTCGTCTATTCCGGCGACGAGGACGCCTTCTTCGGCGACCAGAACGTCGGCATCATCGGGCAGGACGACGACGGCCGGCCGGTCTTCGGGAACTACCTCGTGGACCTCTCGACGCCGCGCAACAACTACGACGGCCGCCAGACGGTCGCGGCCGGGTACGGGATGGTCGACGCCGCGGTCACGGACCGGCTCCGCCTCATCGCCGGCGCGCGCGTTGAGACGACCGACATTGAGGTCGAGAACCTCGCGGCCCAGCGAGACCGGGGCACGATCAGCGAGGTCGACGTGCTGCCGTCGCTGAGCAGCGTCTACGCGCTCTCGGACCGGATGAACGTCCGTGCCGCCTACGGCCGAACGCTCGCCCGTCCGACGTTCCGCGAGTTCGCGCCCTACACCACCTACGACTTCGTCGAGAACCTGATCTACGTCGGCAACACGGACCTCGAGCGCTCGCTCGTCGACAACGTCGACCTGCGCTGGGAGTGGTTCTTCCAGCCCGGCCAGATCGTCGCCGTGAGCGGGTTCTTCAAGCAGTTCGACGGCCCCATCGAGCGCGTCATCCGGTCGGCCGCGACCAACCTCGAGGTCGAGTTCAACAACCTCGAATCGGCGCAGGTCTACGGGCTGGAGATGGAAGCCCGGACGGGGCTGGGCTTCGCCGGCCGCGCCCTCCGTCACTTCCAGGCCGGGGCCAACCTCACGCTCGTCCAGTCGGTCGTCGACATCGACGCCGCAGAGCTGGCCCAGATCCGCGCCAGCAACCCCGAGGCCGACGACACGCGCTCGCTCCAGGGCCAGTCGCCCTACGTGGTCAACCTCGACTTCGGGTACGAGAACCTCGAGCGCGGCACGGCCATCAGCCTCTTCTTCAACGTCTTCGGCGAGCGGCTCTACGCCGTCGCTCGGGGCGGGGCCCCGAACTACTTCGAGCAGCCGCGCAGCGTGCTCGACGTGGTCGCCTCGCAGGAGGTGGGGCGCGGCTTCACCGTCAAGCTCTCGGCCAAGAACCTCCTCGACGCGCGCTACGAGATCGTGCAGACGTTCCGGGGCCGCGACTTCGTCAACCGGGGCTACAGCCAGGGCCGGGCGTTCTCGCTCGGCGTGAGCTACAGCCTCTAA